One Streptomyces dangxiongensis genomic window, GCTCTGCCCCTCACCGGCCGATCCGGAGGCCGAACTCGCCCTGCGGACACCGCTGGGGCCGACGACGCCGATGACCGAGTTCCTCACCTCGGCCCACGCCGACCTGCTCGCGGCCACCCCGTTCGCCTGGCGGCACCGTGCCGCGCTGGCCGCCCAACTCCAGGCGGCGGGCGCGGCGGAGAGCGACGCCCTGTCCCAACTGGCCGTACGGTGGCAGGCGTCCGGGGAGCCCGCCGGGCCCGCGCGCGCCGGGGTCGAGGTGCGCGGGCGGCTGGAGGAGGACGGCACCCTGCGGGTGGAGGTGGTGTCCGCGCACGGGCGGGTGCCGGTGGCCGTGTCGGGCCTGCCCCGGTGCGTCGCCGCCGCGCTGACCGATCTGGGCCGCGATCCGCGGCGTCCCGCCGGGCAGTTGGACGTGCTCGGCCCCGACCAGCGCGCCGAGCTGGAGCGCTGGAGCGGACTGCCGCTGCCGGCCGCCTGTCCCGCCCTGTCGCTCCTCGACCTGGTCGACGCGACGGCCGCCCGGAACGGGGACCGGACCGCGGTCGTCGACGGCGCCACCCGCCTGTCGTACGACGAACTGCTGCGGCGGGCGGCGCTCCTTGCCGGTGAGCTGCGCACCGAGCACGGGATCGGCCCCGGCGACCGGGTCGCCGTACTGCTGCCGCGCGGCGCGAGCCTCGTCGTGGCCGTGCTGGCCGTCCTGCGGGCGGGCGCCGCCTATGTTCCCGTCGATCCCGGCCATCCGGAACAGCGCATCAGCCATCTCCTCCGGCTGAGCGAGGCCAAGCTCCTGATCGGCGACCGGCCTCCCGCCGGCTGCGCCCTGCCGGCCGTGCCCTCGGTCCGGGTCCTCGGCGACCGGCCGGGCACCGAGGCCGGCGGGACACCCGCACCGCGGGTACGGCCCCAGGACGAGGCCGTCGTGTTCTTCACCTCGGGGTCCACCGGGCTGCCGCGCCCGGTGAGCATCCGGCACGACCAACTGCGCCACAAGGTGGTCAGTTCGGCGGAGCAGCTCGGTATCGACGCCGGCGTCCGGACCGCCCTGCTGTCCGCGCTCACCTCGGACGCGACGGCGTACCAGATCTTCGTGACGCTCGGCGTCGGCGGCACCCTGGTCGCGATGGGGGCCCCCGACGAACTGGACCCCGTCACCTTCTGGGACCGCATCCGGGCGGAACGGGTCAGCCTCGTCAACTGCGTCCCGGGCCTGCTGTCGGCCATGCTCGAGGCCCTCCCGCCGACGGCCGGGCTGCCCCTCTCCCATCTGATCCTCGGCGGCGACGCCGTGCCGCGCGGCCTGATGGCCCGCACCCGGGGCCGGCTGCGCATCGGCACGCTGGTCAACCTCTACGGCCCGTGCGAGGCGACCGTGGAGTGCGCGTCGTACGTGTGCCCCGGCGACCGGGCCGCCGAGCTGATGTCGGTGCCCATCGGCTCCCCCTCCCCCGGTTTCGGCGTGCTGCTGGTGACCCGGTGGGGCATCCCGGCGCCCGTAGGCGTCCCCGGGGAGATCTATGTCGCCGGCCCCGGTGTGGCGGCCGGCTACCTCAACGCGCCGGAGGCCACGGCGGAGCGCTTCGTCCCGTGTCCGGTGGGCGACGCCGGTCACAGCTTCCGCACGGGTGACCTCGCCCGCTGGAACGCCGACGGCACGCTCGACTTCCTGGGCCGGATCGACAGCCAGGTCCAGCTCCACGGCCAGCGGGTGGAGCCGGGCGAGGTGGAACAGGCGCTGGTGCGGCTGGCCGGGGTGCGCGAGGCGGTGGTGCTGCCCCGGCCGGCCGGGGCGGACTCGGTGACGCTGGCCGCCTGGTACACGGCCGACACCGCCGTCGAACCTGCCGTCGTCCGCTCCCGGCTGGCGGAGGGGCTGCCCGCGCACATGGTCCCCCGCCTCCTCACCCAACTGCCCGCACTCCCCCGGACACCGCACGGGAAGATCGACCGGACCGCGCTCGCGGCCTCGCCCGATCCCCGGGCCACGGAGGTCTGGGCGACGTACGACGACGCCTCGCGGACGGTCGCCGACGCCTGGGAGGCGGTGTTCGGGCAGCCGCCCCGCTCCGCCGACGAGGACTTCTTCGAGGCCGGCGGCCACAGCCTCACCGCCGCCCAGTTGGTCAGCGCCCTGTGCGCCGCGGAACCGGAGTGCGGGGTGGCCGTACGGCAGATCTTCACCGCGCGGACCCCCGGGGCACTGGCCGAAGCCGTACGGCAGGGGCTGCGCGACGCACGGCCGTCCCCCGCCGCGCCCGCCACCGCTCCGGTGCCGCGGGCGTCCGGGGAGCCGCTGCCGGCCACGATCGAGGCGAGCAACGCGCAGCGGCGCATGTGGCTGCTGGAGGCGCTGGACGAGGGCGAGTCGCGTGCCCACAACATGGTGGAGGCGTACGAGCTGGACCGTCCGCTGTCCGAAGGGGCGCTGCGCGCCGGGGTGCACGCGGTGGTGGTCCGGCACGAGTCGCTGCGCACCACCTTCGACCTGCCCTCGGCCGGCTCGGGCGCGGAACTGCGGCAGGTCGTGCACGACGCCGGTGACCTGGACCTCGCGCCGCTCATCCAGCCGGTCGCGCCCCAGGACTTCGAGGCCGTGCTCGCCCGGGCGCGGGACGAGGAGACCAGGTGGCGCTTCGACCTGGCCACGGGCCCGCTGTTCCGGCTGCGGTACCTGAGCGCCGAGGGCCACCGGCCCGTGCTGCTGTTCAACGTCCACCACTGCGTGAACGACGGCTGGTCGTACACCGTCCTGCTGCGCGACCTGCTCACGGCGGCCGGCGCCTTGGAGTCGGGGCGGCCCGCCGTGCTGCCTCCGCTGCCGGGCTACCGTACGCACACCCGGGCGCTGGCGGACCGGCTGGCCGCACGGAACGGGGCGGCGCACTCGTCGTACTGGCGGCAGACGCTCGGCGATCTGCCCCCGCTCCCCCCGCTGCCCGCCGACCACACGGCGGGCGCCGTGCGCGACAGCGCGGGCGGACAGGCCCGCGTGCCCCTGGACGAGGAGCTGACGGGCCGGCTGCGGGCGGTGGCCGTGCGGGCCTCGGCCACGCCGTTCATGGTGTGCGTGGCGGCGGCCCGCGTGCTGCTGCACCGGCTGACGGGCCTCACCGACCTGCCACTGGGCACGGTGGTGGCCGGCCGCTCGGCGCCCGGACTGGCGGAGGAGGTCGGCCTGTTCGCCAACACGGTCGTCCTGCGCACCGCGCTGGATCCGGCGGACTCCTTCGCCGGCCTGCTGGAGCGGGTCCGCCGGACCGCCCTCGACGTCCAGGAGCACGAGGAGTATCCGTTCGAC contains:
- a CDS encoding non-ribosomal peptide synthetase, with product MRAHWLAMLQGIRREPLLEPGGATAPVPEAAFVPAGPAAALRRVAGDDPVGLHLLLLAATRLCLTAFGAAGDLAVLCPSPADPEAELALRTPLGPTTPMTEFLTSAHADLLAATPFAWRHRAALAAQLQAAGAAESDALSQLAVRWQASGEPAGPARAGVEVRGRLEEDGTLRVEVVSAHGRVPVAVSGLPRCVAAALTDLGRDPRRPAGQLDVLGPDQRAELERWSGLPLPAACPALSLLDLVDATAARNGDRTAVVDGATRLSYDELLRRAALLAGELRTEHGIGPGDRVAVLLPRGASLVVAVLAVLRAGAAYVPVDPGHPEQRISHLLRLSEAKLLIGDRPPAGCALPAVPSVRVLGDRPGTEAGGTPAPRVRPQDEAVVFFTSGSTGLPRPVSIRHDQLRHKVVSSAEQLGIDAGVRTALLSALTSDATAYQIFVTLGVGGTLVAMGAPDELDPVTFWDRIRAERVSLVNCVPGLLSAMLEALPPTAGLPLSHLILGGDAVPRGLMARTRGRLRIGTLVNLYGPCEATVECASYVCPGDRAAELMSVPIGSPSPGFGVLLVTRWGIPAPVGVPGEIYVAGPGVAAGYLNAPEATAERFVPCPVGDAGHSFRTGDLARWNADGTLDFLGRIDSQVQLHGQRVEPGEVEQALVRLAGVREAVVLPRPAGADSVTLAAWYTADTAVEPAVVRSRLAEGLPAHMVPRLLTQLPALPRTPHGKIDRTALAASPDPRATEVWATYDDASRTVADAWEAVFGQPPRSADEDFFEAGGHSLTAAQLVSALCAAEPECGVAVRQIFTARTPGALAEAVRQGLRDARPSPAAPATAPVPRASGEPLPATIEASNAQRRMWLLEALDEGESRAHNMVEAYELDRPLSEGALRAGVHAVVVRHESLRTTFDLPSAGSGAELRQVVHDAGDLDLAPLIQPVAPQDFEAVLARARDEETRWRFDLATGPLFRLRYLSAEGHRPVLLFNVHHCVNDGWSYTVLLRDLLTAAGALESGRPAVLPPLPGYRTHTRALADRLAARNGAAHSSYWRQTLGDLPPLPPLPADHTAGAVRDSAGGQARVPLDEELTGRLRAVAVRASATPFMVCVAAARVLLHRLTGLTDLPLGTVVAGRSAPGLAEEVGLFANTVVLRTALDPADSFAGLLERVRRTALDVQEHEEYPFDRIVEDLALPRTAGRNPLFDVLVETVMSPAVTAGEGDGRRTARHLDEPPHVGDFDLSFGFQLPEPGTARPAEIRVGHRLDRFTAHSAARIGEQLREVLRAALDDPDAPLAALPAPAADAGGGPARTTTDLPLSESAVRALARISGGRAAEELVVLTSAVALLTAGCHGPGELQVQRASARVRCPVDVAGATTPADLVVAVDRAVRTAVPARGLPTVLVASEAVAPPAGPVPLSVTLLATAPTGRRTLRLETDPQSAGQRTAQALRQGLDQALSCFAQPREPFPDGITAPAAPVLHGADNGGNL